The following are encoded together in the Arcticibacterium luteifluviistationis genome:
- a CDS encoding M48 family metallopeptidase gives MYYLDGQTSIKREIVLSHSGDDLVIELIGDTFSSDKITWKKEAISLEESMNTGTSILKYGDFPAQYIYLSHDEPILDDLRNTLKRKDFGEYVTDYALKGKTKTLIGSVLLFVFITAAGYFVVLPKLAEGFVMQLPMSWEEELGERIFGGMTNEQLLTDTLVTLRIDKEGSRLLQDFVDDIDKNESDYNFRVTLVKDDLVNAFALPGGRIVVFTGIIDLMNSEEELAALLSHEISHVTERHSLRNLAKSFAGYFFISILTGDANGTLAFILQNADTMNNLRNSREFEEEADDVGLELLKLNGITARGMIELMTGLSELEESMIGDSEIIKFVSTHPLSKERVEKAESFLKSQTDIRENEKLTKKWRRIKSHVNLEY, from the coding sequence ATGTACTATTTAGATGGTCAGACAAGCATAAAGCGTGAAATAGTTTTAAGTCATAGTGGAGATGATTTAGTCATTGAATTAATAGGAGATACTTTTAGTTCGGATAAAATAACTTGGAAGAAAGAAGCCATTTCTTTAGAAGAATCAATGAATACTGGGACTAGTATTCTTAAATATGGAGACTTTCCAGCCCAATACATTTATTTATCTCACGACGAACCAATTCTAGATGACCTACGGAATACTTTAAAGCGTAAGGATTTTGGAGAGTATGTAACGGATTACGCTCTTAAAGGCAAAACCAAGACTTTAATAGGGAGTGTTTTACTATTCGTTTTCATAACGGCAGCAGGTTATTTTGTAGTCTTACCTAAGTTAGCTGAGGGCTTTGTTATGCAGCTTCCAATGAGCTGGGAAGAAGAGCTTGGCGAGCGTATATTTGGTGGCATGACTAATGAGCAGCTATTGACAGATACTTTAGTTACGCTCAGGATAGATAAGGAAGGCTCTAGACTTCTGCAAGACTTTGTAGATGATATTGATAAAAATGAGAGTGATTATAATTTTAGAGTCACCTTAGTAAAGGATGATTTGGTAAATGCATTTGCTCTTCCAGGTGGACGTATAGTTGTTTTTACTGGTATTATTGATTTAATGAATTCAGAGGAAGAGCTTGCTGCACTATTGTCTCATGAGATATCACACGTAACAGAGCGGCACTCTTTAAGAAATTTAGCAAAGAGCTTTGCTGGGTACTTTTTCATTTCCATTTTGACTGGAGATGCCAATGGGACGCTGGCGTTTATTCTGCAAAATGCGGATACCATGAATAATTTAAGAAATTCTAGGGAGTTTGAGGAGGAAGCGGATGATGTAGGTCTAGAATTATTAAAACTAAATGGAATTACAGCAAGGGGAATGATTGAACTTATGACTGGTCTTTCTGAACTAGAGGAAAGTATGATAGGAGACAGCGAAATTATTAAATTCGTTAGTACTCACCCACTTAGTAAAGAAAGGGTTGAAAAGGCTGAATCCTTTTTAAAGAGTCAAACAGACATAAGGGAAAATGAAAAATTGACAAAAAAATGGAGAAGGATAAAAAGTCACGTTAATTTAGAATACTAA
- a CDS encoding YjgN family protein: METTFTEEEPEVIVNHFFNFTGNGKDLFIIRLVNLMLSLVTLGLYYPWAKAKTLKYLYSETQLDEEPFTFHGTGKEMFKGFIKIMAIILFLYFLPTLVSLSGASGSLVIVATLITFIGFMVLIPLAIHGTVRYRMSRTSYRGIHFGYRGSLKELSKLYYWNLFLAIITLGIYVPWMTINLRGYVISNIRYGSKEFNYYRDGGELFLINLKYGFISFFVVMVMGFILGDFFAPASGFEKDFLYKIGVFYVGMLLTILLVQGFYKKDVFNFHFNRTSISDNSEHRFYGMMDNSEVFTFLIKNVPLLLFTVGIAWPWVQTNLLRMVFYNLQIDGTLNLSDVEQTETAFTDASGEDLGDFLDIDIL; the protein is encoded by the coding sequence ATGGAAACAACTTTTACGGAAGAAGAACCGGAAGTGATTGTAAATCATTTCTTCAATTTTACAGGAAACGGAAAAGACCTATTTATAATTAGATTGGTAAACCTTATGCTCTCTTTAGTAACTCTGGGTTTATATTATCCCTGGGCTAAAGCCAAAACATTAAAATACTTATATTCTGAAACCCAATTAGATGAGGAGCCATTTACCTTTCATGGAACGGGTAAAGAAATGTTTAAAGGCTTTATCAAAATAATGGCAATCATTCTTTTTCTATATTTTTTACCTACGTTAGTTAGCCTTTCGGGGGCTAGTGGCTCTTTAGTAATAGTTGCCACCTTAATCACTTTCATCGGTTTTATGGTTTTAATACCGCTTGCCATTCATGGTACAGTGCGTTATAGAATGTCTAGAACCTCCTATAGAGGTATCCATTTTGGTTATCGTGGAAGCTTAAAAGAGCTGTCTAAGTTATATTATTGGAATTTATTTTTAGCCATTATCACATTGGGTATTTATGTCCCTTGGATGACAATTAACTTAAGAGGTTATGTTATCTCTAACATTAGGTACGGAAGTAAGGAGTTTAATTACTATAGAGATGGAGGTGAGCTGTTTTTAATTAATTTAAAGTATGGCTTCATTTCATTTTTTGTAGTCATGGTAATGGGTTTTATCCTAGGAGATTTTTTTGCCCCTGCTTCTGGTTTTGAGAAAGACTTTTTGTATAAGATCGGGGTGTTTTATGTGGGAATGTTGCTGACTATTCTTTTGGTTCAAGGTTTCTATAAAAAGGATGTCTTTAATTTTCATTTTAATCGTACATCAATCTCGGACAATAGTGAACACCGCTTTTATGGAATGATGGACAATTCTGAGGTCTTTACTTTCCTTATAAAAAATGTACCCTTATTGCTTTTTACGGTAGGTATAGCATGGCCATGGGTGCAAACCAATTTACTACGCATGGTTTTTTATAATCTTCAAATTGATGGCACATTAAATTTAAGTGATGTGGAACAAACGGAAACAGCATTTACAGATGCTAGTGGAGAAGATTTAGGAGACTTTCTTGACATAGATATTTTGTAG
- the pheA gene encoding prephenate dehydratase encodes MNLDELRLGINTIDSQLLKLLNERMELVKKVGVLKHQTNTVVYRPEREKEIISRLSAENNGLLNTKAIEAIFLEIFATARNIELPEKIAYMGPKGSFTHQAAESRFGALGDYIMLPSIKSVFEAVDTERARFGVIPIENNQAGIVYETVDLLNEMDVSIVAELKLSIHFALASEANKLTDIKRIYSKDIAFRQCRGFLNKYFEQQDIEEIQVESTSKAAKMASEDPESAAICSEIAAKLFGLPMVFQNIEDNSNNRTRFFILAKEFENQPTDNDKTTLIARLHNTETSGVLADFLNEFKENKINITKIESRPYKGSQEFNFWFFIEVMGNYKQKNLAEVLAKYPKEVKILGSYVKNI; translated from the coding sequence TTGAATTTAGACGAACTTAGATTAGGTATTAATACCATTGATAGCCAATTGCTCAAACTTCTTAATGAGCGAATGGAACTGGTAAAAAAGGTAGGTGTGTTAAAACATCAAACTAATACCGTTGTTTACAGACCAGAACGTGAAAAGGAGATTATATCTAGGTTATCGGCAGAGAATAATGGACTGCTGAATACTAAAGCCATTGAGGCTATCTTTTTAGAGATTTTTGCTACCGCTAGAAATATTGAGTTACCTGAGAAGATAGCCTACATGGGGCCTAAAGGTAGTTTTACACATCAGGCTGCTGAAAGCAGGTTTGGAGCTTTGGGTGATTATATAATGTTGCCTTCTATAAAGTCTGTTTTTGAAGCAGTAGATACAGAAAGAGCACGTTTTGGTGTTATCCCGATTGAAAATAATCAAGCTGGTATAGTTTACGAAACTGTCGATTTACTCAATGAAATGGATGTCAGTATAGTAGCTGAATTAAAGTTATCCATTCATTTTGCTTTGGCTTCAGAAGCCAACAAGCTAACAGATATTAAACGAATTTATTCTAAGGATATAGCTTTCAGACAGTGTCGTGGCTTTTTGAATAAGTATTTTGAGCAGCAGGATATTGAAGAAATTCAAGTAGAATCTACCTCTAAAGCTGCAAAAATGGCTTCTGAAGACCCTGAGAGTGCTGCAATTTGCTCTGAAATAGCAGCAAAGCTTTTTGGTCTTCCTATGGTTTTTCAGAATATTGAAGACAATAGTAACAATAGAACTAGGTTTTTTATTCTTGCGAAAGAGTTTGAAAATCAGCCTACAGACAATGACAAAACTACCTTAATAGCTAGATTACATAATACGGAGACCTCTGGTGTTTTAGCAGATTTTCTTAATGAATTTAAGGAAAACAAAATCAACATCACCAAAATTGAAAGCCGTCCTTACAAGGGAAGCCAAGAGTTTAACTTCTGGTTCTTCATTGAAGTAATGGGCAATTATAAGCAGAAAAACTTGGCAGAAGTTTTAGCTAAGTACCCTAAGGAAGTTAAGATTTTGGGGAGTTATGTGAAGAATATTTAA
- a CDS encoding dicarboxylate/amino acid:cation symporter, which translates to MRKIALHWQIIIGMVAGLLIGALFLLFPWGKDFVVDWIKPFGTIFINSLKLIAIPLIIASLVKGVSDLNDIRQLSKMGSRTIGMYIVTTIIAISLGLLLVNVVKPGRFIEENTRLEMMESFAGEADSRIASANETKERGPLDALVDIIPDNIVAAASSNGNMLQIIFFVVFFGIGIILIEPSKSKPVKDFFDGLNEVILKMIDIIMLFAPFGVFALLATLMVEAPSSDVFIALGAYALTVVVGLAFLLFAFYPTVVKIFTGLSYKTFLDGIAPAQLLAFSTSSSAATLPVTMERVEEHLGVEKDVVAFVCPVGATINMDGTSLYQGIAAVFIAQVFGNDLTLSDQLVIVLTATLASIGTAAVPGAGILMLVIVLESVGVNPAGIALIFAVDRPLDMIRTAVNVTSDATVALLVGKSLGKIKDPNVKNWDDHYKPQD; encoded by the coding sequence ATGAGAAAAATTGCTCTGCATTGGCAGATTATTATCGGAATGGTTGCGGGTCTATTAATTGGGGCTCTGTTCCTTTTATTTCCCTGGGGAAAAGATTTTGTGGTGGATTGGATAAAACCATTCGGAACCATTTTTATTAATTCTCTTAAGCTAATTGCTATTCCTTTAATTATTGCTTCTCTAGTAAAAGGGGTTTCTGATTTAAATGATATTCGTCAGTTGTCTAAGATGGGCTCTAGAACTATCGGGATGTATATAGTGACTACTATTATTGCGATATCTTTAGGGCTTTTACTAGTCAACGTGGTAAAACCAGGGAGGTTCATTGAAGAAAATACCCGTCTAGAGATGATGGAGAGTTTTGCCGGTGAAGCGGATTCTAGAATAGCCTCAGCAAATGAAACTAAAGAAAGAGGGCCCTTAGACGCCTTGGTTGATATCATTCCTGATAACATTGTAGCGGCGGCCAGTTCAAATGGAAACATGCTGCAGATTATTTTCTTCGTGGTATTTTTTGGCATAGGTATTATATTAATAGAACCAAGTAAATCAAAGCCTGTAAAAGACTTTTTTGATGGCTTAAATGAGGTCATTTTGAAAATGATTGACATTATCATGCTTTTTGCTCCATTTGGTGTTTTTGCTTTATTGGCTACACTAATGGTGGAGGCACCATCTTCCGATGTCTTCATTGCGTTAGGTGCATATGCATTAACGGTAGTTGTAGGTTTGGCATTTTTACTCTTTGCTTTCTATCCTACAGTTGTTAAAATATTCACGGGTTTGAGTTATAAGACTTTTTTAGACGGAATTGCACCTGCTCAGTTATTAGCTTTTTCTACAAGTTCTAGTGCAGCCACCCTGCCAGTAACCATGGAAAGAGTGGAGGAACATTTAGGCGTTGAAAAAGACGTTGTTGCATTTGTTTGTCCAGTAGGAGCCACCATAAATATGGATGGTACTAGTCTTTATCAAGGAATTGCAGCGGTATTTATTGCCCAGGTCTTTGGAAATGATTTAACGCTTTCTGACCAGTTAGTTATTGTTCTTACAGCTACATTGGCTTCTATAGGTACAGCAGCTGTTCCTGGTGCTGGTATTTTAATGCTCGTGATAGTTTTGGAATCGGTAGGTGTTAATCCAGCAGGAATTGCTCTTATATTTGCGGTGGATAGGCCTTTAGATATGATAAGAACCGCAGTCAATGTTACTAGTGATGCAACGGTAGCCTTATTAGTAGGGAAAAGCCTTGGCAAAATAAAAGACCCGAATGTCAAAAATTGGGACGACCACTATAAACCTCAAGACTAA